The following DNA comes from Vigna radiata var. radiata cultivar VC1973A chromosome 4, Vradiata_ver6, whole genome shotgun sequence.
ATCAACGTGGCAGGGAAGAGCCAAAGGACCTTGGCTGCTGTACCCATACTCGGATTCTGCTTCTTCCAGGAGAATCTTGAACAAAGGGTGATTAGCGTACTCGGTCTTGATAACGAACCTCTGCATTTGTGGTCCAACGTAGACGGAGAAACAACCTTCGGGTGCCACACAACTgctgttgctgctgctgctgctctTCTTTGCTCCCTTGCGGCTGGGCCAGGATCTGCTCCTCATCACCATCATGCTGCTTTTGCCTCGTCCTATCCACTTGCATCGCTCCAACGTTTTGGTGATGAGCCCTTTTCCCACCTTCTTTTTCATCATCTCTTCCACATCACTCATCTCCGAATCGATTCAGACAGAATACTAAATATATAGCAATTAATGAGGGAAGAATTGTATGTATTGAAGTCAACCCCTGTCGTAAACCAAATTAAACATGGCCTTACTCCTCGGCCTCATTGTGTTGCTCATGTGCGTACGATGAAGAACAGAAAACTAATGTCGGAAGAACATTTGACGGTAAGACATGAGCATGAGAAGATATAGATCAGAAGAAAACAAGGATCGgaagagaagagatgaagagGCCGCAGCAGCAGCCACCACCTTTATACTAACGTTTTATATTTGTCAACGCCACTATTTCTTCCCTTCCATTATTATATCATTGCTTATACTCACACGAAGCCTCTACTTTCTCGCTCCagattttttattggatttttccaatcacattttttttttccaaaattctTATACCAAATAAATTACGAA
Coding sequences within:
- the LOC106758641 gene encoding auxin-responsive protein SAUR36, yielding MSDVEEMMKKKVGKGLITKTLERCKWIGRGKSSMMVMRSRSWPSRKGAKKSSSSSNSSCVAPEGCFSVYVGPQMQRFVIKTEYANHPLFKILLEEAESEYGYSSQGPLALPCHVDIFYKVLMEMEYSREEQEEQHRLTRKASAGCVCLNRSPSAYRLLRSSSVKP